One part of the Anaeromyxobacter sp. Fw109-5 genome encodes these proteins:
- a CDS encoding helix-turn-helix transcriptional regulator codes for MTSSDALSTTLSALADPTRRHILARLASGDATVKELAAPYEMSLAAVSKHLKVLEGAGLITRSREAQRRPCHLEAEPLRALSDWLDEYRRFWERSFESLGDYVKTLQHPPRGGSPGRRTKPRPGGSR; via the coding sequence ATGACGTCGAGCGACGCCCTCAGCACCACGCTCTCTGCCCTGGCGGACCCGACGCGCCGGCACATCCTCGCCCGGCTCGCCAGCGGCGACGCTACGGTCAAGGAGCTGGCCGCACCGTACGAGATGAGCCTTGCGGCGGTCTCCAAGCACCTGAAGGTGTTGGAGGGGGCGGGCCTCATCACCCGCAGCCGCGAGGCGCAGCGTCGCCCGTGCCATCTCGAGGCCGAGCCACTTCGCGCCCTGTCCGACTGGCTCGACGAGTACCGCCGCTTCTGGGAGCGGAGCTTCGAGAGCTTGGGGGACTACGTGAAGACGCTGCAGCACCCTCCCCGGGGAGGGAGCCCCGGGCGACGGACGAAGCCCAGGCCGGGAGGGAGCCGATGA
- a CDS encoding NAD(P)/FAD-dependent oxidoreductase, protein MGASVVILGGGVGGSVVATELRKLLPAEHRIALVERADHFVLGASLLRVIVGERRPDEIARPMASLSRRGVEVVAGELERIDPERRRVEVAGRRLDADHLVVALGADLDPSGVPGLAAAGHSFYALDGAVALRDALASFSSGRLVVLTAAPAYKCPAAPYEAALLMEWTLRRRGVREKVEVDLYAAEPAPMGVAGPKVSGAVRDLLAAKGIAYHPDHQAVRADAGQRRLHFANGAAAAYDLLAFVAPHRAPRVVREAGLTAESGWIPVDRSTLRTRFDRVWAIGDVTGIPLKMGKPLPKAATFAQGEAQVVARAVATEILGGEPAEAYSAIGECWVETGDGVAARGRGDFFGDPVPVVALEPPTEDARRAKEAWEREWLERWA, encoded by the coding sequence ATGGGCGCGAGCGTGGTGATCCTGGGAGGCGGGGTGGGGGGAAGCGTCGTCGCGACGGAGCTGCGCAAGCTGCTCCCGGCCGAGCACCGGATCGCGCTGGTCGAGCGCGCGGATCACTTCGTCCTCGGGGCTTCGCTGCTGCGCGTGATCGTCGGCGAGCGGCGCCCGGACGAGATCGCGCGACCCATGGCGTCGCTGTCGCGGCGCGGGGTCGAGGTCGTCGCCGGCGAGCTCGAGCGGATCGACCCGGAGCGGCGCCGCGTGGAGGTGGCGGGTCGGCGGCTCGACGCGGATCACCTCGTCGTCGCGCTCGGCGCCGACCTCGACCCGTCCGGCGTCCCCGGGCTCGCCGCGGCCGGGCACTCCTTCTATGCGCTCGACGGGGCAGTGGCGCTCCGCGACGCGCTCGCGTCGTTCTCCAGCGGACGGCTCGTCGTCCTGACCGCGGCCCCCGCGTACAAGTGCCCGGCCGCACCGTACGAGGCGGCGCTGCTGATGGAATGGACCCTGCGCCGGCGCGGCGTCCGGGAGAAGGTGGAGGTGGACCTCTACGCGGCGGAGCCGGCGCCGATGGGCGTGGCGGGCCCGAAGGTGTCGGGCGCCGTCCGCGATCTCCTCGCCGCGAAGGGCATCGCATACCACCCGGATCACCAGGCCGTCCGGGCCGACGCGGGACAGCGGCGGCTTCACTTCGCGAACGGCGCCGCCGCCGCGTACGACCTGCTCGCTTTCGTCGCGCCGCACCGTGCCCCCCGCGTCGTGCGCGAGGCGGGGCTCACGGCCGAGAGCGGGTGGATCCCGGTCGACCGGTCCACGCTCCGCACTCGCTTCGACCGCGTCTGGGCCATCGGCGACGTCACGGGAATCCCGCTGAAGATGGGCAAGCCGCTCCCCAAGGCCGCGACGTTCGCGCAGGGCGAGGCGCAGGTCGTCGCGCGCGCGGTGGCGACCGAGATCCTCGGCGGCGAGCCCGCGGAGGCCTACTCCGCGATCGGCGAGTGCTGGGTCGAGACGGGCGACGGCGTGGCGGCGCGCGGGCGCGGCGACTTCTTCGGCGAT